CCCGCAGGGGGCTGGTACTGCTTCAACAGGGAGAACTGCGACACGCGCTACGACACCATGCGGAGGCTGATGAGCTCCAAGGAGTGGCCGGCGACCAGAGTGGGTGAGCGTCGCCCGGCGCCGGGGCTGCTCCTTCCCGCGGGAGGCACCGCCTGGAGGCGCGGGCGGGCACGTGGGCGAGCTGCGTTACGGCTGTGGGCAGCGCTGCTCACGGATCTCCGGTCCGCGTCCCCCTCTTTATTGTAAATGCATCCCAGAGCCGCCGGGATCTTCTAAAGCTTGGTTTGGTCATTTGTTTTGAAGCGCGTTTGTGCTTCTCTCAATCCACCCCTTCCCCGCTCGGTCGCAGCGCCCGTCATAGTGCCGTGTGTATCAGTGCATGTAAAAGCACCTTTGGCTTTTTTGATGTCACACATAAGCTGAACTGATACCCGAAGCTGCGGGGCTTTGGGGCTGGCAGAGCATTGCCAGCCTCCCTTCGTTCTCGCTGCACTCAGTCCATCCTCATCGCATCCCTCGACTGCTCCCATTTGCAGGTGCATGTGGTGTCGCTCATCTGAGGGCATTGGGTGTCTGGGGAAGTGCTTACTCTGTGCCACGGGgcctttctgtgctgcaggagctgtatGGATGGAGCTCTCTAGGCAGGCTCCAGCCCTAACACAAACCACGTCCTGTAGCTCACAGTGTCACTGAATGTTCCCTCTTTGTGTCCGTCTGCAGGAACGGGGATCCTGTCGTCACAGCCAGAGGAGAATCCACACTGGTGGAACGCCAACATGGTGTAAGGAGAGCGCGCTCGGGGAGATGGGTTCTGCTGTCACAGCAACTCCTGCTTTGGGGTAGCAAGAATGCTGCAGGGACAGGTTGAGGCTAACAGGCACATGAGGAAATTGCCCATTTTCTCATTAGATGCAATACACATCTAACTGAAGTTGTGCCGGCCTGGACTGGAAAACTCCAAGTCTGCTCTGCAAGGAGCTGTGGGATGATGGAGGAGGACTTGGGGTAGCTGAGAGCCTTCTCAAATAGATGAAGTGGCAAATCCTGTGGCTGGCTGGTGGCGTGTTGTATGTCTGCCAGCTCGAGGGGAACATGGAATCACTTCTTTAGTTCAAAGAGGAGAAATGAGAAAGTTCCATTTATACATGTCAGTGTAGGAGGGAAAAGCAGAGGGATGTGAACGTGCATCCTGCAAGCTGTAGACAAATTGGGACGGTAAAACCATTCCAGACTCAGCGTTGCACGGCTGAATGTCTTCTCAGTGTAGGTGTGACAGAACTGAAGCACAGTTTCACAGTGCAGGCACCACTGTGTCAGTGGGAGCTGAGGGCAACTTCACAGCCCTCTGCCCTGCCCAGCTGGCATAGCGCTTCAGTTAGATCAGCAGAAGGCACGTTCTTTGTTGATTTATCTCAGTAAAGCCACCAGTGTTAGGAGGAAATGGGCCTAAGTGTCCCATGGGTGTGCAGGAAGGTgtggctgggggctgtgtggaTGAGAAGCCgttcccttctctcctccccAGGGTTCAATTCTCTTCAGCCGTGTGACCCCATCCTCACCCCGCAGGAACGCAGCACTCACACAACTCTTTTTCAGATTCATCCCGTATTGCTCAAGTGATGTTTGGAGCGGTGCCTCTTCCAAGTCTGAGAAAAGTGAGTGTTGCTGACAGGCTGTTGCTGCCGCAGACGTTGCACTTTGAAGGCTATGGCcagatttctgtgaaatgcacGAATGGGGAACAGGCTTTTCTCACTGAAGGGCAGGAAAGAATATCGAGCTACTTCCAGATAAAACATCCTGATCTCTTTAGCGCAGTCTGTTTTGACATAGTTCAGAGCCACTGCTTGCGGAGATGTTACTGATGCAGTAGGCAAGGATTAGAGGAACTGAATTCCTTTTGGATGACTCCCCGGcttccagcacacagcaaaTTAAACGGTGCAGCTGAGGAACCATGGTTTGTTGCATGTGACTTTGGCTTTGCTGATGTGAGAGGCAAGTGAACTTAACTTCAAACTTGTCTCGGGGAGATATCTGTCCTTGGAAAGGAGCTGTTGTGTGTCACACTAAGAGCTGTCTGCAGAATTCTTTGCAAATAGAATCACTGCTTTGCATACGTGCCCgctttgctgttcttttgaTGATGCCAGAACTCAGCATCTGCCTGGAGGAGTCCTCCAGATCGAGCTCAATTTCGCACGAGTGATTTGTTTCACCTTGTGTGGCTCTCAGTGCTCACTGAGTTAAGATATTACAAGAAGTAATACCTACAGAAGCagtctgctttgcttctcttaGCTCACCAATTCCTGAGCACCATGTAGGAAGGCCTTCTGGTGTTACCTTGTGTTCTGTTCACTGCTTAttcacttctttcagaaaagtttaaCACTGGGGGAACATGCGGGTGGAGGGAACAGGCCAGCGTTCAGATCTGTGATCCTTCTGTAACGTTCTTTTGCATTTGTGGAGAAGTGCAGGTCTTACCCTGGGCaggaaacagctctgctgacacCGAGGTCTCTGTTTCAGATGAATACGCCTTCATGGGAGCGCTGATCATCCAGGAGGTCATCAAGGAGCTCGTGGGAAAAGGTCTTAGCACTGcgaaagtgctgctgctggcagggagcagGTATGTGTCTGCAGGGCTTCCACAGCAGAAGGCTCTTTGGGAAGAGTTCTCAGCAGCAAGCCCTACTCCTGTTCTCCACGGGGTTGTCCAGTGGAGAAATGAAGTTGTTTAGAGCgtggctgctgtgagatgtCTGCTGGCAGCCGTGCCGTAGCTGTGCCTGCATCATCACTGCAGCACTAAAATTGCtgttgcagtgctggaggaacaGGAGTGCTGCTGAACGTGGATCgtgtggcagagcagctggaggagatggGGTACCAAGGGATCCAGGTGCGTGGCTTAGCAGACTCTGGATGGTTCCTGGATAACAAGCAGTACCGCAGAACTGACTGCATCGATACCATCACGTGTGCTCCAACAGAAGCCATCAGAAGAGGAATAAGGTACAGTCATGTGCTCTGAAGTGTGCTTTTTTGTTCTCCCTCTTGGTCTTCCTGCGTTCTGACACCTGAAGAGTATTTATTCTATAACATCAGTGGTCTCTTCAGGgatattatatttaaaatgcagacacgtgaaagaaaatgtgcagTTAGCTGCTCTAAAATGCATTGACTGTACAGTGTAGCCAAGAAAGAGCTTTGCTTCTAGTAAGTTGGCACTTTAACCAGGACAGAAATAGACCAGCATATGGAAAGATCACTGTTAAAATGTTACTATGACATTCATTCTGTTGTTGCTTTGTCTTCCAGGTATTGGAATGGTATTGTTCCTGAACGCTGTAAGCTGCAGTTTAAAGAGGGAGAAGAATGGAATTGTTTCTTTGGATATAAGATTTACCCCACTCTTCGATGTAAGTAttggaggagagagagaaaatggatCCTGGGTTTTTCCCTGCAGATAACCTACAGCaatctttgcctttttttttcttcttcttctttttgtcttcccAGGTCCGGTCTTTGTTGTCCAGTGGCTGTTTGATGAGGCCCAGCTTACTGTGGACAATGTACACCTCACTGGCCAGCCTGTTCAGGAGGGGCAGTGGCTCTACATCCAGAATCTGGGTAGGGAGCTGAGAAACACCTTGAAGGACGTGACGTAAGTCTTTGAGTGAGAAAAAGCGACGTGTGTACTTCCAAGAAAAGCCCTTTATCCAGTATTCTGGTAGCATTTATCTGATCTCTGCAGACACTGGTGTCATACATTGATAACTATACTTAGTCTATGCTAAGAATcttgacattttcatttctgaataagCACACAGTAATTTCCAGGCTCACAGTTACCAGCTGTCCTTTATCATCGATAAGAACATGTTGGTgctggttggttttgttttttaccaaCCTCCACAGTGAGGTCTGAGACCCCTTGCCATTGCACAGCCATCCACCCCACGGGGTTGTTTTGGAAAGTGTTGATCATAAAACACTGAGATGGTCCTTCTTCCATTGTCTCATCAACTATTAATGTACTTTAGTTGCTGTATGCAACTTGCAGCAGATGCAGGATGGAACCCCTTTTCTTCTGGGTACTTTAGAGTCCAGCCAGGTTTTATGTCATGATAGTCGTTGCTGTTCCAAACAATTTTGTCAGGGCAGCAGAAATTCCACCCTCTGCCTCGCTGCAAAGATTCTATTCAACAGGAGTTAACTGTCCTCCCAAGACCTAacctgtgtttctgttttctcctgtaGTGCTAGCTTTGCTCCTGCCTGTTTGTCTCATGAGATCATTACACGCAAGTGAGTGGTTTTACAGCTTCTGTAAAAGGTCAACATGAGAACACCAGGGGAAATAACGGTTCTGATAGCCTGACCTCTCTGACACAACCTGTACGGTTTGTCTTTTCAGCCATTGGACGGACATCCAGGTGAAGGGGACATCATTACCCCGcgccctgcactgctgggatCGGAGCCTACATGAGAGCAACAAAAATGGGAAGGCCCCTCTGAAAGGTTGCCCAATTCATCTGATTGACAGCTGTCCATGGCCCCACTGCAACCCCTCATGCCCCACTATCAGGGACCAGTTCACAGGGCAGGAGATGAACGTGATCCAGTTCCTCATGCACATGGGTTTTGACGTGCAGAAGATGGCACAGCAACAGGGCCTGGAGCCCAGTAAACTCCTGGGGATGCTCAGCAGTGGTAACTAGGAGGGGATCTTCCCAGGGGCAGAGAGATTAGATCAGGAGGAGACTCGGAGCCCTTCTCCCACACTCTCTAATCTTCCTTACGCTCATGCAGGCTGGTGCACGCTCACCCCCATGCAGGCTGAAACCTGCACACCCCCATTTGCTCCCACACTCTTGCACACTTTGGATgtgttaagaaagaaaaaaaaaaagcaatttcttgctcacaCTGTTTGACTGGAACGTGTTACCTCCAAGCTCCAGGGCTCGGTCTTGGCCATTCACATCCTCTTCTGTGTTACACAAGGCAATCTGACACAGCGAGTAGAGAAGCCATAAATAATAGCACGATGAGAACCTTCCCCAGATCTGGGACTTTCTCCCTTGCCATGAATTTGACATCATAGACTCGTACAAGTGGtgaaaaaagcaagcactggATTTCTTTTGTCCAACTAGAAGTGAAGAAATGATTACATGACTTCCTGGAGGCCAGCATCTCATCATGTATCGCAGTGCACAAACCAAGGACACGTGCTAGGGATGGACACTCTTGTAATCAACTTACTTTTGtcttattttataaaatgacttttttattactttttttaaaactaagcAAGAAATATAAATGATATTGTTTtgtaacatatttttttttaaataacgAAGAAACCTCTTGCTACTTTGGCAATGTggacatatttattttaatatgtaaaatGCTATTTATAAGAGCTGACCAGAGAACCATTCATATGTCTTTGTAAAGTTGTATATGCTGCTCATTTGGATGGGATTTCCTTACGATCACTGTGCCTGGCGGTGGGCTGAGAGTGGTGTTGTCATTTTATAATAAGACTCTGGTGTTCCCCTCGCAGTTTGCTTTGTTGTTCCCTCTAAAGAAGATTGTAGTGTATGAAGATGGAGATTTtcacccagcagctgctgtttgcatcCTTACACGGCATTTTCAGCTTGAGGATTGTGATATCTCAGCTATTCCAGGGCATTGCATTTTAAGATACGTTTTTATAGCAGTTAAGAAAGGTTTGGTTCAAGCGGGCCTGTCTCGAAAGGCAAAGTGTTTCCAACATAAAAGCACAAGACAAGAAACAACGTATTTCCATTTGTGAACACACCTTACTCTTTGAAATGGGGATGAGAGCTGGGGAGGGATCAGAAGCGTGGCTGGAGCTGGAGGCAGCACCAGGCCGTTCCTCAGAGCAGGAAGCTCGTGCAAAAGCTTCCCTCGGTGCTGGGTCAGCGCAGACaaagctgtgcacagagcacaaCTGCCATCCTTCCTGCAGAGGTCCTTAACACCTCCTTTGCTTTCACTTGCACTGTGGTAATGGTTGCACAATGCATAAGCAACAGAACTTTAGGGCCTAACATTAGAAAAATTCCACGCTCTTTCAAGAGAGAGCTTCCCAGGTTaaaggcagtgctgcctgcGAGCTCCCAGCTGTTCCCTTactctgtgcactgcagcaaATGCACAGGCAGCACCGTGctggggagcagtgctgctgtgcgAGATGGGGCCTGgtgcacagctcagctgaagtgcTAAGGAGAAAATGAACGGTGCTCccagcagaactgaaatgcCAGAAAGCTATCAGTGCAGTTTCCGTATTATTTGTGTAGGAATTACTAACATTTTGTATGCTTTAATAACAGATGTAACATTGTTCTGACTACACTTTTCGTGGCGCTAAACTGAGAGGCTTCTTCAGCACAGGGAATGTTTGAAAGCATGCAGAAAGCAGGATTCCTTTGAGGGCCGGAGTTGCTTAGGGTCGATCAGTGCAGAGCTCTGGTAGCTGAGTAGCAGCCAGAACTGCTGCCATGCACTTGTTCTTCTCTTGGGAGCATCGAGGGAAGCTGCTGCATCTGTCAGTTGCTCTCGAATGGTTGTACACAGGCTGATGCATTTTGATGGCAAGTGCCTGCTCTGTGTCCAGCCATGTTTCTGCCAGGAAACGTATAAACGCCACTGTTCAACTCTGCAATATTTTCCACAGAGCTGGTTGCCTGTATTTCTAAAACATGAATCCAAAGGCTAATTTCTAAAAGGCAAGGAATGTTCACAGGGGTTGTATGACATctagcaaacaggaaaaaattccCTGGAAGTCAGCAATCTCTAGTTTAGTGTGGCTCTGcaacagtattttgaaagataTAACAGAGCAGAAGCCCTCAGAAATACTGTTAAGGGGGGAATTTAGCtaatttattagaaaaaattaaatgatgtGGTTGCCAGCAGTATCTGGTAACCAGAATCTGTAACCCAGAGGGTGATTTCCAGCTCTATATTTCTTCTTGTACTTGTgcaataaatataattttcccAAGCCTTTGTGAAGCTGACACTTCTAAATTCACCACCAGTGATATTTGCTACATGGAAGCCAACAGCAAGAGGGGTGAGACTGGAAGAATTCCATACCATGTGTTTGTACACTCAGATCTCATGACTAGATGAGATGCTTTTTATTAGAAACTCATCACTGAAAAATTGTCCCCAATAGGATCATGTGATTGagctaaaattaaaatgcaattaagaAATCAAAAGCTGACAGTGGATGTAAGTATGTGCACTGCATGGCTGCAGTTCCAGACTCAGCGTAGCCAGCatggtgcagctgcagccaaaTGCTTCGATGGGAAGGCGTGGGGAGAAAGGGCCTGGAGGAGCTCTGGTTGTgactcaagaagaaaaatgatgagCGTGAATTCAGCTGCATTTGCGTGCAACAGAATGCTACTTGTGGAGTGATGCTATGATAGCTGTTCCTTGTAACAGCCCTCAGCTTACAGCACGTGccacagaacagagcagcactCAGCGATGAACCATGGAATCACAGGATGgttggagctggaagggaccctaaaggccatctggtgccacccctgccctgagcagggacacccacagctccatcagtgctcacagcccatccctgcccttggctgtctgcagggatggggcaccactgcctctctgggcaacctgtgccactgcctcactgcctgTAGCattaaaatttcttcctaatatccagtctaaatctttcagtctgaaaccatttcccctgtcCTACCCAACAGACCCattaaagagtctgtccccatCTTACAGCCCCTTTAGACTCCTATACCGCCTGGAAAAGGCCCTGTTGGAGGAGAAGGATTAACATCACAGAGTTAGGAGGGGCAGAGATCAATGACAGCGAATCTCCCATGCAGCCCCTCAGCCCCTGGACTGCATTTCCTGTTTGTTGTGATGTTAATTGTGTCAATTCCACCCCCAggtcacagcagcagtgtgtgggTGCAAGCAGGATGCCCGCCAGCCTCACACACAGAGCATGGCTGGACCAGGGGCAGCCCCACCTGCACAAACCCAGACCCCATCCCGACAGCACACCAAGATCATAAAACCGGCTTGAAGCAGCAATTCTCTGTTGCCACCTCTGCCTGGTGTGGGATTTGAGGTTGGGGATGACCCTGGGGGTGGGAGCATGGCAGTGGCCCGGTGCCACGCGAGGGCTGCATGAGGAATCTCTTCTGTGGCGTTTTTTGCATTCCGAAGTCGCAACAATCATCTTATTTAACTTTTATAGTCGAAATGAAGAGACTTCTCAGCTGCAAAGAGGCCTGGGGAAATGTACGCCATAAACGGCAATGGGGAAAGCTGTGATCAAACTGAAGGGTTTGACCGTTTCTATTGGAATCCGTGttccaaagcagagcaaaggatATCAAAGCCATTTTTTTGTCAACGGTTGCATTTTGGATTTGGCGCTCGGGATAAGAATAAGCAGTTCCCACATTAGTAAAACAGGGAGACGGAGAGGATTGGTGTCCGAGCCCTCGCAGCACAGCGGGGCCTTTCACAGCATGCAAATCTATCGCTGCTCCAGATCAAAAGGAGCAAAATGAGTCAGCTTCTATCGCAGGCTTTCTCAGTGCCAGTGGGGCATCCAGGCCCGTCCCcccccagggctgtgcttgGGGCTCTTGAGCTGcgtgcagagcagcactgagcgACACACATCCAGAGGAGCAGAAGGGCGACCCAGAGCCGCGATGGAGCTCGTGGTGTCAGTGTTAAATAACACTGCTCACGGCAGTTGAGGGGGGCAGGACTCGTTCCAGCACTATTAATATAGCCCCTATTTATATGCCTGGGTTCCTGAAAGCGCCACGGCAGAGCTACAGCTGCAGAGCTAAAATGGAATAAATGTCAGCCCCTGGGGAGAACGTGATCCTTTCAGCCATCGTGAGGGAAAGCAGGCAGCGAAAGGACAGAATAAGGGACAGCATTCAGAGCCGGGAACGGATCGCAGCACCCCGAGAGCGCAGCCGGtgggcagagccagcagcaacctccctgcagcagcactccgTGCCAGAGACGCACGCTCAGCGTCAGCACAGCACCTACGGATACCGGCAGAGGGAGGCAGGAATTGGAGCTGCTGTCCGCTGATCCGGTGCCAGGTGTGACTCAGGACAAAGGGCAAAAGCCTGAAAGGAAgtttgggtgttgtttttttttttaagtgcatcATCTGCAGGACTGGAAAGATGATGGAGAGCACAGGAGGGCCGTATCTGAACACCGCGGCTGTGACATCTCCGGTGGGAATAGTTCGTTTGCTGCAGATGATGTTCGGATGCACCACGTTCAGCTTGGTGGCCCACCAGGGGGGATTCAGCGCAGCATACGGCACTTTCTGCATGTTTGTCTGGaccttctgctttgctgtcacTGTCTTTATCATTACCTGCGAGTTCACGCACCTGCACAGCTGTCTGAGCATCTCCTGGGGAAACTTCACAGCTGCGTTCGCCATGCTCGCCACGCTCATGTCGGTCACAGCGGCGGTGATTTACCCGCTCTACTTCGTGCAGCTCGGCTGCTACCCCATCACCTGCGAGGTGAGAGACTTCCGCATAGCGGCCAGCGTCTTTGCCGGCCTCGTGTTTGTTGTGTACGGCGCGGAGGTGTTCTTGACCAGGGCCAAACCAGGACAGGTCACCAGTTACATGGCCACCGTCTCCGGGCTCCTGAAGATCGTACAAGCCTTTGTGGCCTGCATCATCTTTGGGGCGCTGGTGAACGACAGCCAGTATAGCAAATACGTGGCCACACAGTGGTGCGTGGCCGTCTACAGCTTCTGCTTTATGGTCACGGTGGTGGTGGTCGCCTTCAGTGTCACAGGTAAGACTGCCCAGCTGTGTTTCCCCTTCGAGCGCTCTGTGGTCGTCTACACTTTTGGGGCCGTCCTGCTGTACGTGAGCGCAGCCGTCATCTGGCCGGTGTTCTGCTTTGACAGCAAGTACGGCTCCCCGCAGCGCCCCAGCGCCTGTGCCAAGGGCAGGTGCCCCTGGGACAGCCAGCTGGTGGTGGCCATCTTCACCTACGTCAACCTGCTGCTCTACGTGGTAGACCTGGCGTACTCCCAGCGCATCCGCTTCGTATCCCACATCTGAGGCCCGGCTCTGCCccggctccagcagcagcaggag
The genomic region above belongs to Lagopus muta isolate bLagMut1 chromosome 18, bLagMut1 primary, whole genome shotgun sequence and contains:
- the NOTUM gene encoding palmitoleoyl-protein carboxylesterase NOTUM — its product is MGTAAVHLLLLLGLLHAGPGGEGRKGWRRRGPAARERGEAAAAAAAPAESFPLDFTAVEGNMDSFMAQVKSLAQSLYPCSAQALPHDLRLHLLHNASVTCNDGSPAGYYLKESKGSRRWLLFLEGGWYCFNRENCDTRYDTMRRLMSSKEWPATRVGTGILSSQPEENPHWWNANMVFIPYCSSDVWSGASSKSEKNEYAFMGALIIQEVIKELVGKGLSTAKVLLLAGSSAGGTGVLLNVDRVAEQLEEMGYQGIQVRGLADSGWFLDNKQYRRTDCIDTITCAPTEAIRRGIRYWNGIVPERCKLQFKEGEEWNCFFGYKIYPTLRCPVFVVQWLFDEAQLTVDNVHLTGQPVQEGQWLYIQNLGRELRNTLKDVTASFAPACLSHEIITRNHWTDIQVKGTSLPRALHCWDRSLHESNKNGKAPLKGCPIHLIDSCPWPHCNPSCPTIRDQFTGQEMNVIQFLMHMGFDVQKMAQQQGLEPSKLLGMLSSGN
- the MYADML2 gene encoding myeloid-associated differentiation marker-like protein 2, translating into MMESTGGPYLNTAAVTSPVGIVRLLQMMFGCTTFSLVAHQGGFSAAYGTFCMFVWTFCFAVTVFIITCEFTHLHSCLSISWGNFTAAFAMLATLMSVTAAVIYPLYFVQLGCYPITCEVRDFRIAASVFAGLVFVVYGAEVFLTRAKPGQVTSYMATVSGLLKIVQAFVACIIFGALVNDSQYSKYVATQWCVAVYSFCFMVTVVVVAFSVTGKTAQLCFPFERSVVVYTFGAVLLYVSAAVIWPVFCFDSKYGSPQRPSACAKGRCPWDSQLVVAIFTYVNLLLYVVDLAYSQRIRFVSHI